TCTGGGCATTTGGGATGATTTTCTTTTTTATTCTTACCAAGGAAATTCTGCTTACATCAGCGCTGGTTCACAGTTTTTCACTTTTCTGAAAAAAGCTTTCATTCGCGGCGGATCTTTTATCCTGGCTACGTTTCTCCTTTGGTATTTTGGCGTGAAGAGAATTTTTGCTTCCCTTCGAAACTTTAGTTCCTCTGAACCTCATTCATCCGCAGAGTATCTTATTTTGGTTTGGTTTTTCTTTTCTCTTGTTGCGGTTTCTGCCGGCGGAAGGTTTTACGATCACTATTTTCTTCAAGTTCTTCCAGCGCTTTGTATTTTGGCTTCGCTTGAAGCTGAAAAATTTTTCGATGTGTTGAAAGCAAAAACATGGCCAGTTCAAAAACGAAAACGCGCTTATTCTTTCTTTTTGTGTGCTCTTCTTCTTCCGCCAATTCTTGCATCTGGCGCGAGATTGGTGGCAGATGATATTTACAGGCTTGCAAAAGATGATCATCCTCATCTCTATATTCCACTTGCAAAATATGTTGATGAGCATACCGCAAAAACTGACACCATTTTTGTGTGGGGTTTTGCTACTCCCATTTACTTTTATTCAAACCGGGAAGCGGCTTCACGTTTTTTATGGTGCGATTGGATGACAGGCCGAATTTCTGGAAATCCTCACCAAGGTGATAAACACTTTGAAGAAACAAGCTTATTGGCAGAAAAAAGTTGGGGCTACCTTTTTGAAGACCTTGAACAGTTTAAGCCTGTTTATTTTATAGATACAGCGCCAGGAAATTATCATGATTATGGAAAATTTCCCATTCAGAAGTATCCGCAACTTGTTCAGTATCTGGAAGAGAAATATAGGTTTGAAACAGAATTAAATGGTGCTCATTTTTATCGACGAAAAAAGGAGATCTAAATGAAAAAAATCTTCTCAAGTCTTTTGCTTCTTTTTTTCCTTCTCTCGGCGCAGGCTTCTCACGCTGCAGAATTGAAGATGCTTTTTTGGTATCCCGGTGGCGCAGGATCAACAGCGCAAGCGAGACCCACTCTTGAATTGTTTTTTGATTATCTCAACAAGCATATTGCTCCACAAAAAATTTCAGGAGAATACATCAACACCACTCAAGATGGCGTCACCTACATTAAGCGAGAAGCGCCAACGCTTGCCATCATCAGCTATTCCACTTGGGTACAGTTTAATCGAAAAATTGCAGCAGCAAGACCGTGGCTAGAGTTGGCACCTTTGCCGCATGGAAAAAACAAAGATGTGTATCAACTTCTTGGAACTACTTCTAGCATTCCTGCTAAAACACTCATTTATAGCTCCGAGCCTCTCTCGAAAGATTTTTTTGCTCAGCATCTTTTTGATTTAAAATCGGATTACACTCTAAAAGAAACTCCGCAAATTTTTCAAACCCTCAAAGCCATCGCGAATAAAGAAAAGGAAGGCATTGTTGTGCTGACATCAATCGAATCGGCAACCTTTTCAATGTTAAAAGCAGCTTGGACAAAGCAACTCAAAGAACTGGCTCTTTCCAAACCCATTCCAACTGCGCGCGTGGTGAGTTTTTCTCAGCAGTTTCCTGCAGAACAAAAACTTATGAAGGCGCTGATTCAGATGAATAAAGACGAAGAAGGCAAAGCCATTTTGCAAGAACTTCAAATAAGCTCATTTCAAATGCTGGAATAAGATGAGGAAAATATGAAACCGTCACCCTCTTGGTATCTTGCTACATTAAACGTAAAAACTTGTGATGTAGATACCGCCCTCCTTGCTTTCCACGAATTAGGTTCGCTTGGCTGTGAAGAAAAAAATATTTCCGATGAACTCGTGAGCATCAAATCTTATTTTGAAGGAACACAAAAAAAAGAAAGCCTGCAAACTCAACTTGAAGAAAGCCTCAATGCTTATTCTGTTTCTTTCGAGCTTGAATCTTTGGAAGCCTTCAGCTTCAACTTAAATGACCAATCTTGGCGCCAACACTTCAATCCCTTCTTGCTTATTCCTGGCCTTGTCATTGCTCCCACTTGGGAAAAATATCAGGCAAAAGAAAACGAGCAAATCCTCTTTCTCAATCCTGGAACAGCGTTTGGAACGGGATTGCACGATACCACGCGCTTTTGCGCCGAAGCCCTTCATCGCTATGCACACGAAAACATGCCAAAAAGTGTGTTAGACCTTGGTTGTGGCAGTGGCATTTTGTCTTTTGTGGCACAAAAGCTGGGATACACTCCTGTTGTTGGCGTTGATATCGATCCAGAAGCATTGCGAGTAACAGAAGAAAATGCTGAAGAGAATAAAATGGAAGCTCCTCTCTTGTATTCTTCTCTCGACGAAGTCTCGCAAGAGTTCG
This region of Deltaproteobacteria bacterium CG11_big_fil_rev_8_21_14_0_20_42_23 genomic DNA includes:
- a CDS encoding 50S ribosomal protein L11 methyltransferase, which translates into the protein MKPSPSWYLATLNVKTCDVDTALLAFHELGSLGCEEKNISDELVSIKSYFEGTQKKESLQTQLEESLNAYSVSFELESLEAFSFNLNDQSWRQHFNPFLLIPGLVIAPTWEKYQAKENEQILFLNPGTAFGTGLHDTTRFCAEALHRYAHENMPKSVLDLGCGSGILSFVAQKLGYTPVVGVDIDPEALRVTEENAEENKMEAPLLYSSLDEVSQEFDVVVANILLNTLNFLAEKIDQRVARNGILILSGILPEQESQIRKRFEALHFKKIHLDIGNEWACLHMKKEN